A section of the bacterium genome encodes:
- a CDS encoding MFS transporter: MREGFHPTFWVANGMELFERLAYYGQATVLSIFLRDHLKFSEVEAGQLSSIFGGLLWLFPILAGTLADKYGFKRAFTVAFSGLAIGYFLIGSTGMPAFAGVYEGMPLFGVLTVILIFTAMGGAFIKPAVLGTIAVTTKHNVRSLGYALYYWLVNIGGATGPVIAFLIRDTFGFGISFVYVVSAISCTLMLFVNLIFYKNADGAAEVTESLGKKMQNLVVVLGNFKFIIFLLIFSLYWIMFWQIFIIVPFYVTDYISKDAPFELIQSADAWGIIVLQLIINRLTKNLSPQTAMVAGFGVSSLCWLVIALHPTVWTIVAGLFVFAIGETTQAPRYYEYIADIAPKGQQGLFQGYGFLPIAIAWGVGGTFGGWLYQTFANEMHQPGLIWYALFGVGIAATILMFLYNLIVHRKSTAS, encoded by the coding sequence ATGCGCGAAGGATTTCATCCGACGTTCTGGGTTGCCAACGGGATGGAGCTTTTCGAGCGTCTGGCTTACTACGGGCAGGCAACGGTATTGAGCATTTTTCTCAGGGATCATTTGAAATTTTCAGAAGTGGAAGCCGGGCAGCTTTCTTCTATTTTTGGGGGTTTACTTTGGTTATTTCCGATTTTAGCCGGAACCCTCGCCGATAAGTACGGCTTTAAACGCGCATTTACTGTGGCTTTTTCCGGATTGGCCATCGGCTATTTTCTGATTGGATCAACCGGAATGCCGGCTTTTGCGGGCGTATATGAAGGTATGCCTCTCTTTGGAGTATTGACGGTTATTTTAATTTTTACGGCGATGGGCGGTGCGTTTATCAAACCGGCGGTGCTCGGTACAATCGCCGTGACGACGAAACACAATGTTCGTTCATTAGGATATGCGTTGTATTACTGGTTAGTGAATATCGGTGGTGCAACGGGTCCGGTGATTGCATTTTTAATTCGTGATACATTTGGGTTCGGTATTTCGTTTGTATACGTTGTGTCGGCCATCAGTTGTACGCTGATGCTGTTCGTCAATTTGATTTTTTACAAAAACGCCGACGGTGCAGCGGAAGTGACCGAATCGCTCGGTAAAAAAATGCAAAACCTGGTCGTGGTACTCGGCAACTTCAAATTTATTATTTTCCTTCTTATTTTTTCGCTGTATTGGATCATGTTCTGGCAGATATTCATCATCGTTCCGTTTTATGTTACCGATTATATCAGTAAAGATGCACCGTTTGAATTAATTCAATCAGCCGATGCGTGGGGTATCATTGTATTGCAGTTGATTATCAATCGGCTGACGAAAAATCTTTCCCCACAAACGGCGATGGTGGCCGGTTTCGGCGTATCCAGTTTATGCTGGTTGGTCATCGCCCTGCATCCGACCGTGTGGACGATCGTTGCCGGTTTGTTTGTGTTTGCGATTGGCGAAACGACGCAGGCTCCCCGCTACTACGAATACATTGCTGATATCGCACCGAAAGGTCAACAAGGATTATTTCAAGGGTACGGGTTTTTACCGATCGCGATTGCATGGGGCGTCGGAGGAACTTTCGGCGGATGGCTGTATCAGACGTTTGCCAATGAAATGCATCAACCGGGTTTG
- a CDS encoding MarC family protein produces the protein MLQDYLLAFIPIFVAIDIIGIIPVYLGLTDGIPEVTKRRILRQSVLTAFLVSVLFVGVGKAVFTFLGITISDFKIAGGIILFALAINDLLFSTEERKSHEVSEETTEIQVRHTPSIGIVPIGIPLIVGPALLTTLMISVDSYGLAPTISSVVINLLILYTGLRYASIILRLTGRSGAKGIAKVVTLLLAAIGVMMVRTGISEIIQQS, from the coding sequence ATGCTTCAAGATTATTTATTAGCATTCATTCCGATTTTTGTGGCAATCGATATTATCGGAATTATACCGGTGTATCTCGGTTTGACGGACGGCATTCCAGAAGTGACCAAACGCCGCATTTTACGGCAATCGGTATTGACGGCGTTTCTGGTAAGCGTACTGTTCGTCGGTGTCGGGAAAGCCGTGTTTACATTTTTGGGAATCACGATCAGCGATTTTAAAATTGCGGGCGGTATTATTTTATTTGCGCTCGCGATCAACGATTTACTTTTTTCGACGGAAGAGCGTAAGAGCCACGAGGTTTCGGAAGAGACGACGGAAATTCAGGTGCGTCATACACCGTCCATTGGAATCGTTCCGATCGGTATTCCCCTGATCGTTGGTCCGGCTCTTTTGACGACGTTGATGATTTCCGTCGACTCGTACGGCCTCGCACCGACCATTTCTTCTGTTGTAATTAATTTGTTAATTCTCTATACTGGTTTACGGTATGCGTCGATCATTCTACGCCTGACAGGCCGTAGCGGCGCTAAAGGCATCGCCAAAGTCGTGACGCTTCTGCTTGCGGCAATCGGGGTGATGATGGTCCGCACCGGCATTTCCGAAATCATTCAGCAAAGCTAA
- a CDS encoding HEAT repeat domain-containing protein produces the protein MLHEFYKTGDDDDNDMSVPEPSEEELDELKSRLFKRLVDDLASDDEKRRYEALTLVPYFEADPRLIPYFTALFSTNDISKKRDVIRGLGAWRHSDGVAMLINFLTDTHNRELLEQGLEEDVILALGEIGGLDALEFLINYATARYETYREQEDALGMASVEGITQIAIHGHDKALEFLVRNTDHPAWNLRESCANAFSVIYGGKEKIPKTVYDLLIRLSKDDNKDVRIAAYMSLDAIVGLDDANKKILNEARHKQIFGE, from the coding sequence ATGTTGCACGAGTTTTATAAAACCGGCGATGACGACGACAATGACATGTCCGTTCCCGAGCCTTCCGAAGAAGAGTTAGACGAACTGAAATCGCGGCTCTTTAAGCGATTGGTCGACGATCTTGCCAGCGATGACGAAAAAAGACGGTACGAAGCTCTCACGCTTGTCCCGTATTTTGAAGCCGATCCGCGTCTCATTCCGTATTTTACAGCCTTATTTTCAACCAATGATATTTCAAAAAAACGCGATGTCATTCGTGGCCTTGGCGCATGGCGTCATTCTGACGGCGTGGCCATGCTGATTAATTTTTTAACTGATACGCATAACCGGGAATTGCTTGAACAAGGATTAGAAGAAGACGTCATTCTGGCGCTGGGTGAAATTGGCGGGCTTGATGCATTGGAATTCCTGATCAATTATGCGACAGCGCGGTATGAAACTTATCGCGAACAGGAAGACGCGCTCGGCATGGCGTCGGTCGAAGGCATCACGCAAATTGCCATTCATGGCCATGATAAAGCTTTGGAATTTCTTGTGAGGAATACGGATCATCCGGCGTGGAATTTACGCGAATCATGTGCCAATGCATTTTCAGTTATTTACGGCGGTAAAGAAAAAATTCCAAAAACTGTTTATGATCTGTTAATTCGTTTATCGAAAGACGACAATAAGGACGTGCGGATTGCCGCCTACATGAGTTTAGACGCTATCGTCGGCCTCGATGATGCCAATAAAAAAATATTAAACGAAGCGCGACACAAACAAATCTTCGGCGAATAA
- the murI gene encoding glutamate racemase produces MNIRQQSSPSFSPDAPIGIFDSGIGGLTVAKEVMKQLPNENIIYIGDTARVPYGTKSDRTIKAFTLQSCLFLLEHNVKMIIIACNTSSAVALDFIANMFRIPVIGVIQPGSNAAAARSNNHRIGVIGTHTTVNSQSYKKTITAIEPGAEVFSQACPLFVPLAEEGWLHHGVTDQVCAEYLKFFGGTNIDTLVMGCTHYPILADSIEKSIQKIMGHPVTLIDSGVETAQVAKNILNEQKLINTHSKASHKFYVTDLPKNFTAVGERFLGKKIDSIEMVNVESMGF; encoded by the coding sequence ATGAACATCCGTCAACAATCTTCGCCGTCGTTTTCGCCTGACGCGCCGATCGGAATCTTCGATTCAGGTATTGGCGGGCTTACAGTAGCCAAAGAAGTGATGAAACAATTGCCGAATGAAAATATTATATACATCGGCGATACGGCGCGTGTGCCATACGGAACCAAATCGGACCGGACGATCAAAGCGTTTACTTTGCAAAGTTGTTTATTTTTGCTCGAACATAATGTGAAGATGATTATTATAGCGTGCAATACGTCGAGCGCCGTTGCGTTGGATTTTATTGCCAATATGTTTCGCATTCCGGTTATCGGTGTGATTCAGCCGGGATCGAATGCAGCGGCAGCACGCAGCAACAATCACCGCATCGGTGTGATCGGAACGCATACGACGGTGAACAGCCAGTCGTATAAAAAAACGATTACCGCTATCGAACCCGGCGCGGAAGTTTTTTCACAAGCATGCCCGTTATTTGTTCCGCTGGCTGAAGAAGGATGGCTGCATCACGGCGTGACCGATCAGGTTTGTGCGGAGTATCTGAAATTTTTTGGTGGTACGAATATCGATACGCTCGTGATGGGCTGTACCCATTACCCGATTTTGGCCGATTCGATTGAAAAAAGCATTCAGAAAATTATGGGACATCCCGTGACATTGATCGATTCGGGCGTTGAAACGGCTCAAGTTGCCAAAAACATTCTCAATGAGCAAAAATTGATCAACACGCATTCCAAAGCGTCACATAAATTTTATGTAACCGATTTACCGAAAAATTTTACTGCGGTCGGAGAACGTTTTCTCGGGAAAAAAATTGATTCGATTGAGATGGTAAATGTCGAATCGATGGGATTTTAA